A window of Macrotis lagotis isolate mMagLag1 chromosome 1, bilby.v1.9.chrom.fasta, whole genome shotgun sequence genomic DNA:
ACAACTGGGAAAATTTGTGGAAAGTGTTTCTATAGGTCCTAAATGACAATTTGACTTGGGAAATAgactttgattatatttttatctagaaTAGATTTTATCTAGAAAAACCcgttctgggtttttttgttggTTTCCTGCTCTGGGAAAAGATGAAGAATCATAGACGCTTGAAAAGCTAGATTTGGAAAGGACATTAAAAATATCATTGGAAAGAGCAGCATATttagaaaatttgttttaaaattatggtTTTGTGATTTACTACCTTTTTAAAGCTAGATGACTCAGGTATTAGTGAAATGGgaaaggagtcaggaagacttgaccaGCATCAAAcaacttactagctttgtgtccctggacaagatatttaatttcttttgcttcagtttcctcaactgtaaaatatggaaaataatagaacttccttgaaaattttttgtgaggatcaggagaggtaatatttgtaaacttACCAGTGTCTGGTACTATATAAATACGTATTCCCTTTCCTTTGGACGTGTTACTAGATGATCTTGaaagttctttccatttttaaatcctATGACCAATTCTAACctcccctattttacagaggaggaaatgaaggctaagatgtattcatttatttgccTATAGTCACATAGGAAGGAGTAAAACTGAGAGATAAATCTAAGTCTTCAAAAGGTCTTCAAGCTTATGAtcacttggttggttggttaTATTGTCATCAAGATTCTTAGTCAAATGTGGGTTGGATCAGATGTCCTCTTAGGACCCTTCCTTCTTTAGACCTTGCTGTCAAGACAAAAACAGAGGGAGAGGATAATTGACAATGTTGAAACATAGATCTTTCATTTCCTGCCATTTTGTACTTTCAGAGTGGGAAAGACTGAGTTTAAGAACACTTGTGAATTTGACATTTCCTGGGGCTGGTGTAGTTTGAGAAAAAAAGCTTGTCCAAACCACCAACTGTGGGGGTGTGTGAATTTCTCAAGTTAACATTCTATAAATACTGAACTCAATAGACCAGACTATCCCTGATCCCCTACCCCACTGTCAGAGAGAGAACAAATTAACCcttaatgaaatatttaagtgTGAAGATTGCTAAGTGTGATggaatatgaaaattattttgcagtcttaatatttcttcatttcctaaaGAATTCAAGATGAACTgaccaaaaataaatattaccctcctcccaccctctctTTGCCCAAGAATACTTAAATGAGTCACTGATTAGCTGTGAGCACAAGACCTGTTGTTTGTACCCATAACCTTGACCCCTAAGGACATCTGTTCAGTTTGGGAGCACCGAACTGCCCTAATTAACTTCTGCGAGGATCTATGGCATCTGTCAACCTATTATCCTGACTTGGGAGTCAAATCTAGAGTCCCAATCAAGTGAGTGAATGGAATCTTTCTAAAGATCAGGAAGGATGATTTAGTCCATGGGATTGGAGTGAGGGAAGAGATTCTGAGTAAATTAATTTGGTATCAGTTTCCTAACTCCAAAATTGAGGACATAGTATAATAAATCCTGCTAATCACAGATCAGATATGTTATCAAGATGAAATCAAAACCAACTAGAGTACTTTTTCATTTAACCAGTGCACAAGAATGGACCAGATATATGGAACTTGTccaaatatataagaatagaaaattcagtaataatactgataattcatagagttctttaatgtttacaaagtatttcctcacaacaattctgcaGAATAGAGGAGCGATTATTACTCATCTTATAGCTAGGAAAGTGAGGTTCATTGAAAACTAAGCCACTAGGTTTATATGCTTTGGTATATTGGATACATGGAAGAGGGAAGAGGTTGGAGAGAACgttaaatgagcaaaaaaaaatttttttaaagtgagtttCAGAGACCTCAGGTGATTTACTAATGGTTATGCAACCAGTGACTGGTGGATTTGAGTAATGACTCACATCTGGACTGTTTTAGCCATTTGGCTGGTCTTCCTACCTCAAGTTTCTATCAATTCCATTTCTCCACTCAGTTTCCAAACTAATTTTCCTAAACcacaagtctgatcatgtcatggCCCTCACTATAGTGCTTCCTGCTTCCtgccagaatcaaatataaaatcctgttttggcttttaaagcccttcataatctggttCTTTTGACCTTAATAGGTTTTTCATATTTACTCCATTTTTCTATTGTATGATCCAGTGATTCTGGCTTCCCTGACATTTCTTGATAGTCTTTGGACATGATACTTCCTCTCCTCTAATGTACTGGCTGTCCCTTTTGCCTGGCATTCTTTCTTCCCACCTAAGTCTTGTAGTTTTCCCGACTTCCTTCGAGTTTCAGCTTAAAACCCACCTTCTGAAAAAGACTTTCCCAAGAACCTTCTGTCCATCACCCccaatttattttgtacatatcttgtttgtacatgatTTGCTGGTGGAGGTCTACAAGTATGttctttcaatttcattcattcacatagtaaattttatttattaatacatCCATCCATACATATGTGTGTTGCGGGGATAGGGATGACATTTCAGAAAGGACTACCTTGAACAAAGATtgggtggggaaaaaaaagaaagcgcAAGTTTATGTATATCACCACTacttatattcactttttttttttttgcaaagtctCAGAATTATTAGGAAATTCGTGTAGATGGTATTCTGCATATTCCTTAATGGGTTTTCCAAAAACgaagaatttaaaatttccaaCGTTAGGGACAGATCATTAAAATTTACCTATTGTGCCTATGTGGTAATGCGCTCATTGGAGAAACTTGAAAACCTACTTTAAATCTTTGCATTCCCCCATGTAAAGCTTTAATGGGCCGCTGACGTAATATACATGctggctttatttttcttcttcctcgcCTTTGGGAATAAGCGTGTCCGAGGAAGGGGGTGACGGCCCGCCGCCCCGTGTCCGAGCGTGCCCCGGGGCCGGCTCCGCGCTGGGGCGCCCCGCTGACTCGCTCCCTCTCCCGTCTGCTCCTCAGGTGACGCGGCCCGCAGCCCGGGCCTGGCCGCTCTGCCGCCCTCGGAGTGCCCGGCGGCGGCGCCCCACAACGGCCACGAGCGCCTGTCGAGCGCGAGCAGCGGCCGCAGCCGGCGGAGCTCCACGACGGCGGACAGCGAGGACTCGGGCCAGGAGGCCCTGAGCCGCCGGGCCAGCGTGGAGGACGAGTGCTTCTTCCTCAAGGAGGCGGACGCGGCGCCGCGCAGAGCGTGCGCGCGGAGGCCCCGGGACGCGAGCGCGAGCGCGAGCAGCAGCGGCTCCGGGTCGCCGCTGTGggagggcggcggcggcggcggcgtgCTCAGCGTCTTCGGGACCCTGCCCCGCAAGGGCCGCCGGGGCAGCGTGCGGAAGCAGCTGCTCAAGTTCCTTCCCGGCCTGCACCGCGcggtggaggaggaagagagccGCTTCTGAGGGGGCGGGGCGAGGCGACCCGCGCGTGCCGGAGCCGCCGGCCCCGCCCAGCGGGGGCCCCGAGGCCCGCGGGCGCCGCCCCTGCCGGCCCCGGCCTCGGACCAGGCCGCCCGGGGGCCTGCCGGGCCCGCCGCCCGCCCGCGTGGGCTCGGCCTCGGCCTGGCCGTGCGTGGGGAGCCGGGCTGCCCGCGGGGGCGGGGGCGCAGTGCAGCCCGCACGTGCTTCCAAAAGTCGGGAATTTCAAAGTCGGTATTTAAGTGTAGAGCAGATTTCGGGCACCAGGCGTTCCCCATGCCCCTGAGGGGCGGTAAAGATGTGCCAGGCTGACTTTAGCTTGGAATCGGACACGTTTCCTGACAAAGCTGGGGGGTTTTCAAGCATTTGAACTGGATTGCGCCTTCCCGTGAAAcctttaaagagaagagaagtgtGCTCTTCCTTGAAGTTAGAATACCGATGGGATCCCTTCACAACATACTTAggtttttgagatgatttttttttccctccaagtgTCCTAAGGCCCAAGAAAGTTGATCCCAAGAcgtttctcctttttcccctcccGTATTCTAGTTGTGTCTTTTTGAATGCTCTTCTGTGTTGCCTGTCCAGTAGGGCGCGCATTCACTAAGACTTCAAAACTCTTGGAATGAAGATGATTATTTCCGCCCCGGAGTAAAAATCATCAGTAGTAATCCTTTAGTTTTTCAAGTATTACTTTGAGAggtagggagaagggaaagaggagactGCAGAGTCTGAATGGATCTGCTACCACCCATAAATAAACTTATAAGGTCATCCTAAAGTTTTATCATTTTGgagaaatactgaaaatttataattttcttcaagaGAGAGCACACTTTTCCAAATTCGTAg
This region includes:
- the CYTIP gene encoding cytohesin-interacting protein isoform X3 codes for the protein MNALIRSSSLGDFSWPQRRLVTVEKQDNGTFGFEIQTQLLQNQNLAEIYTYIFKVDEESPAYRSGLQTGDVLANINGVNTEGFTHKQVVELIKSAGNRLRLETVNGTMILRKAELEAKLQVLKQTLREKWVELQALQLQEQRLLHGDAARSPGLAALPPSECPAAAPHNGHERLSSASSGRSRRSSTTADSEDSGQEALSRRASVEDECFFLKEADAAPRRACARRPRDASASASSSGSGSPLWEGGGGGGVLSVFGTLPRKGRRGSVRKQLLKFLPGLHRAVEEEESRF